The proteins below come from a single Caloenas nicobarica isolate bCalNic1 chromosome 23, bCalNic1.hap1, whole genome shotgun sequence genomic window:
- the SFPQ gene encoding splicing factor, proline- and glutamine-rich isoform X1, producing MSRDRFRSRGGGGGGFHRRGGGGGRGGPNHDFRSPPPGMGMGQNRGPMGGGPQGPGGPPGGGPKPEPPKPPASTSAPPSSSSSAASTTAGAAGSQAGPGAPPSSALPAGQPPQQQQAPVSTPSSTPSGPGGQPQPKPSPSPTPAGGPKKGQGQSPSGGPKGPGGPQQGTGGLHKGGPGHRGGPGGEPRGRGQQHQGQQSLSSQQGSAGGEKLSDEGFKANLSLLRRPGEKTYTQRCRLFVGNLPADITDEDFKRLFAKYGEPGEVFINKGKGFGFIKLESRALAEIAKAELDDTPMRGRQLRVRFATHAAALSVRNLSPYVSNELLEEAFSQFGPVERAVVIVDDRGRSTGKGIVEFASKPAARKAFERCTEGVFLLTTTPRPVIVEPLEQLDDEDGLPEKLAQKNPMYQKERETPPRFAQPGSFEFEYSQRWKSLDEMEKQQREQVAKNMKDAKDKLESEMEDAYHEHQANLLRQDLMRRQEELRRMEELHNQEMQKRKEIQLRQEEERRRREEEMMIRQREMEEQMRRQREENYSRMGYMDPRERDMRMGGATTMNMGDPYASAAQKFPPLGGGGGIGYEANPGVGQAAMSGSMMGSDMRPERFGQGGAGPVGGQGPRGMGPGTPTGYGRGREEYEGPNKKPRF from the exons ATGTCGCGGGATCGGTTCCGTAGTCGtggcggcggcggaggcggctTCCACCGGCGCGGCGGTGGCGGTGGCCGCGGCGGCCCCAACCACGATTTCCGCTCTCCGCCGCCCGGCATGGGCATGGGCCAGAACCGCGGCCCCATGGGAGGCGGCCCGCAGGGCCCGGGCGGCCCGCCGGGCGGAGGCCCGAAGCCCGAGCCTCCGAAGCCGCCCGCGTCGACATCTGCTCCGCCTTCCTCGTCCTCTTCAGCCGCCTCCACCACGGCGGGGGCCGCCGGCAGCCAGGCGGGCCCTGGAGCGCCTCCATCCTCCGCGCTGCCCGCCGGGCAgccgccgcagcagcagcaggccccGGTGTCGACGCCTTCTTCGACTCCCTCCGGTCCGGGTGGGCAGCCGCAGCCCAAACcgagccccagccccaccccGGCCGGCGGCCCTAAGAAAGGACAAGGACAGTCGCCCAGCGGCGGGCCCAAAGGACCGGGAGGGCCCCAGCAGGGGACCGGAGGGCTGCACAAGGGCGGGCCGGGGCAccgcggcgggccgggcggagagccgcggggccgcgggcagcagcaccagggccaGCAGAGCCTCTCCTCGCAGCAGGGCTCGGCCGGCGGCGAGAAGCTCTCGGACGAG GGATTTAAAGCGAACCTCTCTCTGCTGAGGCGGCCCGGGGAGAAGACTTATACTCAGCGTTGCCGCTTGTTTGTTGGGAATTTGCCTGCTGATATAACAGACGAGGACTTTAAAAGACTGTTCGCCAAATATGGGGAGCCAGGAGAGGTTTTTATCAACAAGGGCAAAGGCTTTGGATTCATTAAATTG GAATCTAGAGCTCTTGCAGAAATTGCAAAGGCAGAACTGGATGATACCCCCATGAGGGGTCGACAGCTCCGTGTTCGGTTTGCCACACACGCTGCTGCGCTCTCAGTGCGGAACCTTTCGCCCTATGTGTCCAACGAGTTGCTGGAGGAAGCTTTTTCCCAGTTTGGTCCAGTGGAAAGAGCTGTTGTGATTGTAGATGATCGAGGTAGATCAACAGGGAAAGGCATTGTTGAATTTGCATCAAAGCCAGCTGCAAGAAAAGCATTTGAACGGTGTACTGAAGGAGTGTTTTTGTTGACAAC cacTCCTAGGCCAGTTATTGTGGAACCATTGGAGCAGCTGGATGATGAAGATGGTCTTCCAGAAAAGCTTGCTCAGAAGAATCCAATGTATCAAAA ggaaagagagaCTCCTCCCCGTTTTGCTCAGCCTGGCAGTTTTGAATTTGAATATTCCCAGAGGTGGAAATCTTTagatgaaatggaaaaacagcagagagagCAAGTGGCAAAAAACATGAAAGATGCCAAAGATAAACTCGAGAGTGAGATGGAAGATGCTTATCACGAGCATCAGGCAAACCTCTTGCGTCAAG ACCTTATGAGGCGTCAGGAAGAACTGAGGCGGATGGAAGAACTCCATAatcaagaaatgcagaaacGCAAAGAAATTCAACTGAG gcaggaggaggagcggCGCAGGCGGGAAGAGGAAATGATGATTCGTCAGCGGGAGATGGAAGAACAAATGAGAAGACAGAGGGAAGAGAATTACAGTAGAATGGGTTACATGGATCCA agggagagagacatGAGAATGGGTGGTGCCACCACAATGAACATGGGAg ATCCTTATGCTTCTGCAGCCCAGAAATTTCCGCCTCTCGGAGGTGGAGGCGGCATAGGTTATGAAGCTAATCCAGGAGTTGGCCAAGCAGCCATGAGTGGTTCTATGATGGGAAGTGACATG CGTCCTGAACGCTTTGGGCAGGGAGGTGCGGGGCCTGTGGGTGGCCAGGGTCCTAGAGGAATGGGGCCTGGAACACCAACAGGATATGgtagagggagagaagaatatGAAGGCCCAAACAAAAAGCCCCGATTTTAG
- the SFPQ gene encoding splicing factor, proline- and glutamine-rich isoform X3: MSRDRFRSRGGGGGGFHRRGGGGGRGGPNHDFRSPPPGMGMGQNRGPMGGGPQGPGGPPGGGPKPEPPKPPASTSAPPSSSSSAASTTAGAAGSQAGPGAPPSSALPAGQPPQQQQAPVSTPSSTPSGPGGQPQPKPSPSPTPAGGPKKGQGQSPSGGPKGPGGPQQGTGGLHKGGPGHRGGPGGEPRGRGQQHQGQQSLSSQQGSAGGEKLSDEGFKANLSLLRRPGEKTYTQRCRLFVGNLPADITDEDFKRLFAKYGEPGEVFINKGKGFGFIKLESRALAEIAKAELDDTPMRGRQLRVRFATHAAALSVRNLSPYVSNELLEEAFSQFGPVERAVVIVDDRGRSTGKGIVEFASKPAARKAFERCTEGVFLLTTTPRPVIVEPLEQLDDEDGLPEKLAQKNPMYQKERETPPRFAQPGSFEFEYSQRWKSLDEMEKQQREQVAKNMKDAKDKLESEMEDAYHEHQANLLRQDLMRRQEELRRMEELHNQEMQKRKEIQLRQEEERRRREEEMMIRQREMEEQMRRQREENYSRMGYMDPRERDMRMGGATTMNMGDPYASAAQKFPPLGGGGGIGYEANPGVGQAAMSGSMMGSDMVKMKAE; encoded by the exons ATGTCGCGGGATCGGTTCCGTAGTCGtggcggcggcggaggcggctTCCACCGGCGCGGCGGTGGCGGTGGCCGCGGCGGCCCCAACCACGATTTCCGCTCTCCGCCGCCCGGCATGGGCATGGGCCAGAACCGCGGCCCCATGGGAGGCGGCCCGCAGGGCCCGGGCGGCCCGCCGGGCGGAGGCCCGAAGCCCGAGCCTCCGAAGCCGCCCGCGTCGACATCTGCTCCGCCTTCCTCGTCCTCTTCAGCCGCCTCCACCACGGCGGGGGCCGCCGGCAGCCAGGCGGGCCCTGGAGCGCCTCCATCCTCCGCGCTGCCCGCCGGGCAgccgccgcagcagcagcaggccccGGTGTCGACGCCTTCTTCGACTCCCTCCGGTCCGGGTGGGCAGCCGCAGCCCAAACcgagccccagccccaccccGGCCGGCGGCCCTAAGAAAGGACAAGGACAGTCGCCCAGCGGCGGGCCCAAAGGACCGGGAGGGCCCCAGCAGGGGACCGGAGGGCTGCACAAGGGCGGGCCGGGGCAccgcggcgggccgggcggagagccgcggggccgcgggcagcagcaccagggccaGCAGAGCCTCTCCTCGCAGCAGGGCTCGGCCGGCGGCGAGAAGCTCTCGGACGAG GGATTTAAAGCGAACCTCTCTCTGCTGAGGCGGCCCGGGGAGAAGACTTATACTCAGCGTTGCCGCTTGTTTGTTGGGAATTTGCCTGCTGATATAACAGACGAGGACTTTAAAAGACTGTTCGCCAAATATGGGGAGCCAGGAGAGGTTTTTATCAACAAGGGCAAAGGCTTTGGATTCATTAAATTG GAATCTAGAGCTCTTGCAGAAATTGCAAAGGCAGAACTGGATGATACCCCCATGAGGGGTCGACAGCTCCGTGTTCGGTTTGCCACACACGCTGCTGCGCTCTCAGTGCGGAACCTTTCGCCCTATGTGTCCAACGAGTTGCTGGAGGAAGCTTTTTCCCAGTTTGGTCCAGTGGAAAGAGCTGTTGTGATTGTAGATGATCGAGGTAGATCAACAGGGAAAGGCATTGTTGAATTTGCATCAAAGCCAGCTGCAAGAAAAGCATTTGAACGGTGTACTGAAGGAGTGTTTTTGTTGACAAC cacTCCTAGGCCAGTTATTGTGGAACCATTGGAGCAGCTGGATGATGAAGATGGTCTTCCAGAAAAGCTTGCTCAGAAGAATCCAATGTATCAAAA ggaaagagagaCTCCTCCCCGTTTTGCTCAGCCTGGCAGTTTTGAATTTGAATATTCCCAGAGGTGGAAATCTTTagatgaaatggaaaaacagcagagagagCAAGTGGCAAAAAACATGAAAGATGCCAAAGATAAACTCGAGAGTGAGATGGAAGATGCTTATCACGAGCATCAGGCAAACCTCTTGCGTCAAG ACCTTATGAGGCGTCAGGAAGAACTGAGGCGGATGGAAGAACTCCATAatcaagaaatgcagaaacGCAAAGAAATTCAACTGAG gcaggaggaggagcggCGCAGGCGGGAAGAGGAAATGATGATTCGTCAGCGGGAGATGGAAGAACAAATGAGAAGACAGAGGGAAGAGAATTACAGTAGAATGGGTTACATGGATCCA agggagagagacatGAGAATGGGTGGTGCCACCACAATGAACATGGGAg ATCCTTATGCTTCTGCAGCCCAGAAATTTCCGCCTCTCGGAGGTGGAGGCGGCATAGGTTATGAAGCTAATCCAGGAGTTGGCCAAGCAGCCATGAGTGGTTCTATGATGGGAAGTGACATG GTGAAGATGAAAGCTGAATGA
- the SFPQ gene encoding splicing factor, proline- and glutamine-rich isoform X2, with the protein MSRDRFRSRGGGGGGFHRRGGGGGRGGPNHDFRSPPPGMGMGQNRGPMGGGPQGPGGPPGGGPKPEPPKPPASTSAPPSSSSSAASTTAGAAGSQAGPGAPPSSALPAGQPPQQQQAPVSTPSSTPSGPGGQPQPKPSPSPTPAGGPKKGQGQSPSGGPKGPGGPQQGTGGLHKGGPGHRGGPGGEPRGRGQQHQGQQSLSSQQGSAGGEKLSDEGFKANLSLLRRPGEKTYTQRCRLFVGNLPADITDEDFKRLFAKYGEPGEVFINKGKGFGFIKLESRALAEIAKAELDDTPMRGRQLRVRFATHAAALSVRNLSPYVSNELLEEAFSQFGPVERAVVIVDDRGRSTGKGIVEFASKPAARKAFERCTEGVFLLTTTPRPVIVEPLEQLDDEDGLPEKLAQKNPMYQKERETPPRFAQPGSFEFEYSQRWKSLDEMEKQQREQVAKNMKDAKDKLESEMEDAYHEHQANLLRQDLMRRQEELRRMEELHNQEMQKRKEIQLRQEEERRRREEEMMIRQREMEEQMRRQREENYSRMGYMDPRERDMRMGGATTMNMGDPYASAAQKFPPLGGGGGIGYEANPGVGQAAMSGSMMGSDMARLLLVSRGRAGQPCPLLQLSAHLLLKAGSSSCTLRS; encoded by the exons ATGTCGCGGGATCGGTTCCGTAGTCGtggcggcggcggaggcggctTCCACCGGCGCGGCGGTGGCGGTGGCCGCGGCGGCCCCAACCACGATTTCCGCTCTCCGCCGCCCGGCATGGGCATGGGCCAGAACCGCGGCCCCATGGGAGGCGGCCCGCAGGGCCCGGGCGGCCCGCCGGGCGGAGGCCCGAAGCCCGAGCCTCCGAAGCCGCCCGCGTCGACATCTGCTCCGCCTTCCTCGTCCTCTTCAGCCGCCTCCACCACGGCGGGGGCCGCCGGCAGCCAGGCGGGCCCTGGAGCGCCTCCATCCTCCGCGCTGCCCGCCGGGCAgccgccgcagcagcagcaggccccGGTGTCGACGCCTTCTTCGACTCCCTCCGGTCCGGGTGGGCAGCCGCAGCCCAAACcgagccccagccccaccccGGCCGGCGGCCCTAAGAAAGGACAAGGACAGTCGCCCAGCGGCGGGCCCAAAGGACCGGGAGGGCCCCAGCAGGGGACCGGAGGGCTGCACAAGGGCGGGCCGGGGCAccgcggcgggccgggcggagagccgcggggccgcgggcagcagcaccagggccaGCAGAGCCTCTCCTCGCAGCAGGGCTCGGCCGGCGGCGAGAAGCTCTCGGACGAG GGATTTAAAGCGAACCTCTCTCTGCTGAGGCGGCCCGGGGAGAAGACTTATACTCAGCGTTGCCGCTTGTTTGTTGGGAATTTGCCTGCTGATATAACAGACGAGGACTTTAAAAGACTGTTCGCCAAATATGGGGAGCCAGGAGAGGTTTTTATCAACAAGGGCAAAGGCTTTGGATTCATTAAATTG GAATCTAGAGCTCTTGCAGAAATTGCAAAGGCAGAACTGGATGATACCCCCATGAGGGGTCGACAGCTCCGTGTTCGGTTTGCCACACACGCTGCTGCGCTCTCAGTGCGGAACCTTTCGCCCTATGTGTCCAACGAGTTGCTGGAGGAAGCTTTTTCCCAGTTTGGTCCAGTGGAAAGAGCTGTTGTGATTGTAGATGATCGAGGTAGATCAACAGGGAAAGGCATTGTTGAATTTGCATCAAAGCCAGCTGCAAGAAAAGCATTTGAACGGTGTACTGAAGGAGTGTTTTTGTTGACAAC cacTCCTAGGCCAGTTATTGTGGAACCATTGGAGCAGCTGGATGATGAAGATGGTCTTCCAGAAAAGCTTGCTCAGAAGAATCCAATGTATCAAAA ggaaagagagaCTCCTCCCCGTTTTGCTCAGCCTGGCAGTTTTGAATTTGAATATTCCCAGAGGTGGAAATCTTTagatgaaatggaaaaacagcagagagagCAAGTGGCAAAAAACATGAAAGATGCCAAAGATAAACTCGAGAGTGAGATGGAAGATGCTTATCACGAGCATCAGGCAAACCTCTTGCGTCAAG ACCTTATGAGGCGTCAGGAAGAACTGAGGCGGATGGAAGAACTCCATAatcaagaaatgcagaaacGCAAAGAAATTCAACTGAG gcaggaggaggagcggCGCAGGCGGGAAGAGGAAATGATGATTCGTCAGCGGGAGATGGAAGAACAAATGAGAAGACAGAGGGAAGAGAATTACAGTAGAATGGGTTACATGGATCCA agggagagagacatGAGAATGGGTGGTGCCACCACAATGAACATGGGAg ATCCTTATGCTTCTGCAGCCCAGAAATTTCCGCCTCTCGGAGGTGGAGGCGGCATAGGTTATGAAGCTAATCCAGGAGTTGGCCAAGCAGCCATGAGTGGTTCTATGATGGGAAGTGACATG GCAAGACTCTTGCTGGTGAGCAGGGGACGTGCTGGACAGCCCTGccctctgctgcagctctctgctcacCTTCTGCTGAAAGCTGGAAGTAGCAGCTGCACCTTAAGATCGTAA